In the genome of Gammaproteobacteria bacterium, one region contains:
- the mutM gene encoding bifunctional DNA-formamidopyrimidine glycosylase/DNA-(apurinic or apyrimidinic site) lyase, protein MPELPEVETTRRGIAPAMEGRRITAVRVRQRQLRKPVPRRLERDLPGQCLRRVWRRGKYLLLEADQGTVIIHLGMSGSLRLVDAATPPGAHDHVDLCFSGGRCLRLRDPRRFGLVLWTTADPLRHPLLAELGPEPLTEDFDGDYLFRRSRHRRQAVKLFIMDGRVVAGVGNIYANEALFRAGIHPARAAGRISRPRHHALAAAIKATLRAAIKAGGTTLQDFVSESGEPGYFRQQLTVYGRAGLPCPRCGATIRTLRLGQRATYYCPRCQR, encoded by the coding sequence ATGCCCGAACTACCGGAAGTGGAAACCACCCGCCGCGGCATCGCCCCCGCGATGGAAGGCAGGCGGATCACCGCCGTGCGGGTACGGCAGCGCCAGCTCCGAAAGCCGGTGCCCCGGCGCCTGGAGCGGGACCTGCCCGGCCAGTGCCTCCGCCGGGTGTGGCGACGGGGAAAATACCTGCTGCTGGAGGCGGACCAGGGCACGGTCATCATTCATCTGGGCATGTCGGGCAGCCTGCGGCTGGTGGATGCCGCCACCCCCCCCGGCGCCCACGACCACGTGGATTTGTGCTTCAGCGGCGGCCGCTGCCTGCGCCTGCGGGACCCGCGCCGCTTCGGCTTGGTGCTCTGGACCACCGCCGACCCCTTGCGCCACCCCCTGCTGGCGGAACTGGGCCCGGAGCCCCTCACCGAAGACTTTGACGGGGACTATCTGTTCAGGCGTTCCCGCCACCGCAGGCAAGCCGTGAAACTCTTCATCATGGACGGGCGGGTGGTGGCTGGCGTGGGCAATATTTACGCCAATGAGGCCCTGTTCCGCGCCGGGATTCACCCGGCACGGGCGGCGGGGCGCATCAGCCGCCCGCGTCACCACGCCCTGGCGGCCGCCATCAAAGCCACCCTGCGCGCTGCCATCAAGGCCGGCGGCACCACCTTGCAAGACTTCGTGAGCGAAAGCGGGGAGCCGGGTTATTTCCGCCAGCAGCTGACCGTCTACGGCCGCGCCGGCCTGCCCTGCCCCCGCTGCGGCGCCACCATCCGCACCCTGCGCCTGGGCCAGCGGGCCACTTATTACTGCCCGCGCTGCCAGCGCTGA
- a CDS encoding DUF4340 domain-containing protein, whose amino-acid sequence MTRRWLLNLILLAILGALLWVTVHEPGLEPEQAELPPLTGLTPEQIDTVKIERRDQPTVAFKRRGQGWVMTEPYETAANPMRLDSLALIAQTSSHRSFLATDADLAGAGLARPGVVLHLNDTVIRFGGVSPVDGRRYVEVNRKVHLITDMYYTDLVAEPAAFVARRLLPEGAHITALTLPGLRIWQRNGLWTAEPPADPDNIQALVDEWQSAQAIKIRAGVAGAGERDAITVQLDTASAPLTFSIVRREGTLVLFRPDPGLEFDLGPGSEETLLELPKTTPPETEDEGTPP is encoded by the coding sequence ATGACCAGGCGCTGGCTGCTCAACCTCATCCTGCTCGCCATCCTGGGTGCGCTGCTGTGGGTGACGGTGCACGAACCGGGCCTGGAACCTGAGCAGGCTGAACTCCCCCCCCTCACCGGGCTCACACCGGAGCAGATCGACACCGTGAAAATCGAACGCCGGGACCAGCCCACCGTGGCATTCAAACGGCGCGGGCAAGGCTGGGTCATGACGGAACCTTACGAGACAGCCGCCAACCCCATGCGCCTGGACAGCCTGGCATTAATCGCTCAGACCAGCAGCCACCGCAGCTTTCTCGCCACCGACGCCGACCTGGCCGGCGCGGGCCTGGCGCGGCCCGGCGTGGTGCTGCATCTGAACGACACGGTCATCCGCTTCGGCGGGGTCAGCCCGGTGGACGGCCGGCGCTATGTGGAGGTCAACCGCAAAGTGCACCTCATCACCGACATGTACTACACCGATCTGGTGGCGGAACCGGCGGCCTTTGTGGCCCGACGCCTTCTTCCCGAAGGCGCTCACATCACCGCCCTGACCCTGCCGGGGCTGCGGATATGGCAGCGCAACGGTCTGTGGACGGCCGAGCCGCCAGCCGACCCTGACAATATTCAGGCCCTGGTGGATGAATGGCAAAGCGCCCAGGCCATCAAGATCCGGGCCGGCGTGGCCGGGGCCGGCGAGCGGGACGCAATCACCGTCCAACTGGACACCGCCAGCGCGCCGCTGACATTCAGCATCGTCCGCCGGGAAGGCACACTGGTCCTGTTCCGCCCCGATCCGGGCCTGGAATTCGACCTCGGTCCCGGCAGCGAGGAAACCTTGCTGGAACTGCCCAAAACCACCCCCCCGGAAACGGAGGACGAGGGAACACCGCCTTAA
- a CDS encoding ABC transporter, protein MKVTPASRRLTRLQNAVFIVLLLAIVGVLAWLSTRYVYQADWTAGARRSLSEASVQMLAKLDGPLNITAFARDTLETRRGIGDFIKRYQRYKPDISLEFVDPDAAPARAREQGITMDGELVLSYGGQSERLKPFELREQSFTNALQRLLRSGTRTLVFLDGHGERQPDGQANFDLSTWTQALAKKGFRSLSLNLAQNPEIPPDTDVLVIAGPQVAILPGEVRRIVDYVQQGGRLLWLGEPGGNAGLEPLAEQLGIRFEPGVIVDLTSQLLGIQSPAIAAVTNYPAHPITRDFGLVTVFPVAAALGHSADEDAPWDIRPFLSTNAGSWAETGELAGELTFNDGADLRGPLDIGLALSRPLDNDADGGGEQGEQRAVVVGDGDFLANRYIGNAGNLDLGLRIVNWLSSDEALIDIPAKTAPDVSLSLSPAQSAVIGFGFLLGVPALLILSGLTVWLRRRRR, encoded by the coding sequence ATGAAAGTCACTCCCGCAAGTCGCCGCCTCACCCGGCTGCAGAACGCCGTTTTCATCGTCCTGCTGCTGGCCATTGTCGGCGTGCTGGCCTGGCTCAGCACCCGTTACGTCTACCAGGCCGACTGGACCGCCGGCGCCCGCCGCTCCCTGTCGGAAGCCAGCGTGCAGATGCTGGCCAAGCTGGACGGCCCGCTCAATATCACCGCCTTCGCCCGCGACACCCTGGAAACCCGCCGCGGCATCGGTGATTTCATCAAGCGCTACCAACGCTACAAACCCGACATCTCCCTGGAATTCGTCGACCCCGACGCCGCGCCGGCCCGCGCCCGCGAACAGGGCATCACCATGGACGGCGAGCTGGTGCTCAGTTACGGCGGACAGAGCGAGCGTCTCAAACCCTTCGAGCTGCGGGAACAGAGTTTCACCAACGCCCTGCAACGCCTGCTGCGCAGCGGCACCCGCACCCTGGTGTTTCTGGACGGCCACGGCGAACGCCAGCCCGACGGTCAGGCCAATTTCGATCTGTCCACCTGGACCCAGGCCCTGGCCAAAAAAGGCTTCCGCTCCCTCAGCCTGAACTTGGCGCAGAACCCGGAAATTCCGCCGGACACCGACGTGCTGGTTATCGCCGGCCCCCAGGTGGCGATCCTGCCGGGGGAGGTGCGGCGCATTGTGGACTATGTGCAGCAGGGCGGCCGGCTGCTGTGGCTGGGGGAGCCCGGGGGCAATGCCGGCCTGGAGCCGCTGGCGGAACAATTGGGCATCCGCTTCGAGCCCGGCGTGATCGTGGATCTCACCAGCCAGCTCCTGGGAATCCAGAGCCCGGCCATCGCCGCCGTCACCAACTATCCCGCCCACCCCATCACCCGGGACTTCGGCCTGGTGACGGTCTTTCCCGTGGCGGCGGCGCTGGGCCACAGCGCGGATGAGGACGCCCCCTGGGACATCCGCCCTTTTCTGTCCACCAATGCCGGCAGTTGGGCCGAGACGGGCGAACTGGCGGGCGAACTCACCTTCAATGACGGCGCGGATCTGCGCGGCCCCCTGGACATCGGCCTGGCCCTCAGCCGCCCGCTGGACAACGACGCCGACGGCGGCGGGGAACAAGGGGAACAAAGAGCGGTGGTGGTGGGCGACGGGGACTTCCTCGCCAACCGCTACATCGGCAACGCCGGCAATCTGGACCTGGGGCTGCGCATCGTCAACTGGCTGAGCAGCGACGAGGCCCTCATCGACATCCCCGCCAAGACGGCGCCCGATGTCTCCCTCAGCCTCAGTCCCGCCCAGTCCGCGGTCATCGGCTTCGGCTTTTTGCTGGGCGTGCCGGCACTGCTCATCCTCAGCGGCCTGACCGTATGGCTGCGCCGGCGGAGACGCTGA